A stretch of the Musa acuminata AAA Group cultivar baxijiao chromosome BXJ2-7, Cavendish_Baxijiao_AAA, whole genome shotgun sequence genome encodes the following:
- the LOC135617566 gene encoding RING-H2 finger protein ATL52-like: MALYRRILSKEPHRHDDDEGSANTVRHPATLPPCCPPTPPPSPLPPLYTDDQHDRRLANLLMIGAAVIAAVLLLSITYYAVLRRRRCRFPLRVAATGPASIGDDDDDGFVGDGEPFHHVWYIRTVGLDESTIGSIAVEEYRASDGILDGVSDCSVCLSEFHDGERVRLLPRCGHAFHVSCIDTWLRAHVNCPLCRVRIVDPNGEPSPPAAAVALAVSITASGGSVDLDSAFPAAEETAPIRIQPLEEQQNGGGTESTVAIRIPINHTEAFDLPPESSGSRGQSDVGVFGLQPVRRSFSMDTPLMNSIIGRVKPEESIIDEEGKDATFEKESYPKNRVKRWNSSEGAMDKGHSDIERSLSSSGRGILFSKYGQIARIHSMPM; encoded by the coding sequence ATGGCACTCTACCGTCGGATCCTATCCAAGGAGCCCCACAGGCACGACGACGACGAGGGCAGCGCCAACACCGTCCGTCATCCCGCTACTCTTCCTCCTTGTTGTCCTCCTACACCTCCTCCCTCCCCTCTACCTCCTCTATACACCGATGACCAACACGACCGTCGGCTCGCCAACCTCCTAATGATCGGCGCCGCTGTTATTGCCGCTGTTCTCCTCCTCTCTATCACCTACTACGCCGTCCTTCGCcgtcgccgctgccgcttccCCCTCCGCGTCGCCGCCACGGGCCCGGCGTCCATAggtgacgacgacgatgacggttTTGTTGGCGACGGGGAGCCGTTCCACCATGTCTGGTACATCCGGACGGTGGGCCTCGACGAGTCCACCATCGGTTCCATCGCGGTGGAGGAATACCGGGCCAGTGATGGCATCCTCGACGGCGTCTCCGACTGCTCCGTGTGCCTCAGCGAGTTCCACGACGGTGAGCGCGTCCGCTTGCTCCCCAGGTGTGGCCACGCGTTCCACGTCTCCTGCATCGACACCTGGCTCCGTGCCCACGTTAATTGCCCCCTTTGTCGGGTTCGCATCGTCGACCCCAACGGTGAACCCTCGCCCCCCGCAGCCGCCGTCGCCCTCGCAGTTTCTATCACTGCCTCCGGTGGTTCGGTGGACTTGGACTCCGCCTTCCCTGCTGCTGAGGAGACTGCCCCTATAAGGATCCAACCTCTGGAGGAGCAGCAAAACGGAGGAGGAACGGAGAGCACTGTTGCAATTAGGATTCCGATCAACCATACGGAAGCGTTCGATCTGCCGCCTGAAAGTTCCGGATCGCGAGGGCAAAGCGATGTTGGGGTGTTCGGATTGCAGCCGGTTCGGCGATCCTTTTCAATGGACACTCCATTGATGAATTCTATCATCGGCAGAGTCAAACCGGAAGAGAGCATCATTGATGAGGAAGGGAAAGACGCGACCTTTGAGAAAGAGAGTTATCCAAAGAACAGGGTAAAGCGCTGGAATTCCTCCGAAGGGGCTATGGATAAGGGACATTCCGACATAGAAAGATCGCTATCTAGCAGCGGAAGAGGGATCCTCTTCTCAAAATATGGGCAGATTGCCAGAATCCATAGCATGCCTATGTAG
- the LOC103992229 gene encoding phosphoribosylaminoimidazole-succinocarboxamide synthase, chloroplastic: protein MAASSAPPAAQNPLKTLRNASFPRPCRLRIVSPARPLPISALASSPSTAAASPLSADARHRDDVLRAARAALSNCLSETYLDRTVPGLSSKARGKVRDIYDAEDHLVLVTTDRQSAFDRVLASIPFKGQVLNETSLWWFNKTQHITPNAVVSAPDSNVTIAKRCSVFPVEFVVRGFVTGSTDTSLWTVYNKGVRNYCGNVLPEGMVKNQRLPANILTPTTKAVDHDVPVSPDEIIQLGLMTQNELDEVSSKALALFAYGQQVALENGLILVDTKYEFGKGADGTIMLIDEVHTPDSSRYWIANSYEKQFNAGCEPENVDKEFLRLWFKEHCNPYEDEVLPEAPEDLVCELAWRYIFLFETITNSNFQLPVTEEPIHDRISRNVSRALSSI, encoded by the exons ATGGCGGCTTCCTCTGCTCCTCCAGCGGCTCAGAACCCCCTCAAAACCCTAAGAAATGCATCCTTTCCTCGCCCCTGTCGCCTTCGCATCGTCTCGCCTGCGAGGCCCCTGCCGATCTCCGCGCTCGCCTCGTccccctccaccgccgccgcctcaCCACTTTCCGCCGACGCCCGCCACCGCGACGACGTCCTCCGTGCGGCCCGCGCCGCGCTATCGAACTGCCTCTCCGAGACCTACCTCGATCGCACCGTCCCCGGACTCAGCTCCAAGGCCCGAGGCAAG GTGAGGGATATTTATGATGCGGAGGACCATCTCGTTCTCGTTACCACGGACCGGCAGAGTGCCTTCGATCGGGTTCTTGCCTCCATCCCCTTCAAAGGCCAG GTCCTTAATGAGACAAGTTTATGGTGGTTCAATAAGACTCAACATATTACTCCAAATGCTGTGGTTTCTGCTCCAGATAGTAATGTGACAATTGCAAAAAGGTGCTCAGTGTTCCCAGTTGAATTTGTTG TAAGAGGTTTTGTGACTGGAAGCACTGATACATCACTGTGGACAGTCTATAATAAGGGTGTGAGGAACTATTGTGGCAATGTACTTCCTGAAG GAATGGTAAAGAATCAGAGGCTACCTGCCAATATTCTTACTCCTACGACAAAAGCTGTGGATCATGATGTTCCTGTGTCACCTGACGAG ATTATTCAGCTGGGTTTGATGACACAAAATGAATTGGATGAAGTAAGCAGTAAAGCCTTGGCGTTATTTGCATATGGGCAG CAAGTGGCATTGGAGAATGGTCTGATTTTAGTTGACACAAAGTATGAATTTGGAAAGGGAGCTGATGGGACGATAATGTTGATTGATGAG GTGCATACCCCTGATTCAAGCAGATATTGGATTGCCAATTCTTATGAGAAGCAGTTTAATGCTGGCTGTGAACCTGAAAATGTTGACAAG GAATTCCTAAGGTTGTGGTTTAAGGAACATTGCAATCCATACGAAGATGAG GTTCTCCCTGAGGCTCCTGAGGATCTTGTTTGTGAGCTTGCATGGCG GTACATCTTCCTCTTTGAAACCATCACAAATTCGAACTTCCAACTGCCTGTTACAGAG GAACCAATACATGATAGGATATCCAGGAACGTTTCCAGGGCACTATCAAGCATATAA
- the LOC103992230 gene encoding probable glucan 1,3-beta-glucosidase A isoform X3 produces the protein MEVIHCSVLASGFLMVLLLLFRLSHSSVDGFSKVRGVNLGGWLVVEGWIKPSLFDGIPNGDMLDGTQVQLKSVALQKYVSAADGGGGNVTIDRDVASSWETFKLWRVSEVEFQFSCFGGQFLTSNNGGSSISATADSPAMNETFYIERNNTKIHIKLLNGNYVQATVNNQLDVNHQGDPGWDDNEATFEMTVVANYLHGDFQLANGFGHKKAQEVLTNHRNNFITAEDFAFLSRHGINTVRIPVGWWIAKDPEPPAPFIGGSLAALDRAFSWAKTHDLKCIIDLHAAPGSQNGMEHSASRDGSVDWPTPDYISQTLDVIDFLSARYANHPALLGIELLNEPSAAAVPLDVLVSYYTRGYHIVRNYSSTVYVIVCQRIGNADPMELYQANIGVSNIVVDLHYYNLFDPYFSNMDATENIQYIYDKRVPQLQALNSANGPLVYVGEWVNEWNVTNASQSQYQMFGMAQLDAFDDASFGWSYWTLKNDRMHWDFEWNIKNHYLLFGSSSIKKPNSLLFLSLVCAVTLLNYLV, from the exons ATGGAGGTGATTCACTGTAGCGTGCTTGCATCTGGTTTCTTGATGGTCTTGCTTCTTCTGTTCCGATTGTCGCATTCATCAG TTGATGGTTTCTCGAAGGTGAGGGGTGTCAACTTGGGCGGGTGGCTGGTGGTGGAGGGATGGATCAAGCCTTCACTGTTTGATGGAATTCCCAACGGGGACATGCTT GATGGAACCCAAGTGCAACTGAAATCAGTGGCCCTGCAGAAGTACGTCAGTGCAGCCGACGGAGGAGGCGGAAATGTGACTATCGACAGAGACGTCGCATCATCATGGGAGACCTTCAAG CTATGGCGAGTATCTGAAGTAGAATTTCAATTTAGTTGCTTTGGAGGTCAATTTTTAACATCAAATAATGGAGGAAGTTCAATTTCCGCAACAGCAGATTCACCAGCCATGAATGAGACCTTTTACATCGAAAGAAATAATACAAAGATTCACATCAAGCTTTTAAATGGTAACTATGTACAG GCAACAGtgaataaccagctcgatgtgaATCATCAAGGTGATCCAGGATGGGATGATAATGAAGCAACATTTGAAATGACAGTTGTTGCCAACTACTTGCATGGAGATTTTCAGCTTGCTAATGGATTTGGACACAAAAAAGCTCAAGAGGTCCTGACG AACCACAGAAACAACTTCATTACTGCTGAAGATTTTGCTTTCCTATCTCGGCATGGTATCAATACTGTTAGAATTCCTGTTGGATGGTGGATTGCAAAAGATCCTGAGCCACCAGCTCCTTTCATTGGAGGATCCTTAGCAGCTCTGGACAGAGCATTTTCATGGGCAAA GACTCATGACCTGAAATGCATCATTGATCTTCATGCTGCACCTGGTTCTCAGAATGGGATGGAACATAGTGCCAGTCGAGATGGTTCGGTAGATTGGCCAACACCAGATTACATCTCACAAACACTGGATGTGATCGATTTCCTGTCAGCAAG GTATGCAAATCATCCTGCTCTGTTAGGGATTGAACTTTTAAATGAGCCTTCTGCAGCTGCAGTTCCACTTGAtgttttagtttcttattacacAAGAGGGTACCATATTGTTCGGAACTACTCTTCGACAGTTTATGTTATAGTCTGTCAAAGAATAGGAAATGCAGATCCGATGGAGCTTTATCAGGCAAATATTGGAGTGTCAAATATTGTCGTTGACTTGCACTATTATAATCTCTTTGATCCATATTTTAGCAACATGGACGCAACAGAGAATATTCAATACATATATGACAAGAGAGTGCCACAATTGCAGGCACTGAACAGTGCAAATGGACCTCTTGTCTACGTTG GTGAGTGGGTAAATGAATGGAATGTGACAAATGCCTCGCAGTCCCAATATCAGATGTTTGGTATGGCTCAATTAGATGCCTTTGATGATGCTTCTTTTGGTTGGTCTTACTGGACACTGAAGAATGACAGAATGCATTGGGATTTTGAGTGGAATATCAAAAACCATTATCTTCTTTTCG GAAGTTCATCAATCAAAAAGCCAAACAGTCTTCTGTTCCTTTCATTGGTATGTGCAGTAACGTTATTGAACTATCTCGTATAG
- the LOC103992230 gene encoding probable glucan 1,3-beta-glucosidase A isoform X2, translating to MRSDRWRGGSEETTKGSSFDSFWLVMARQGSKKSSLRALWSPVGPRLLITTMEVIHCSVLASGFLMVLLLLFRLSHSSVDGFSKVRGVNLGGWLVVEGWIKPSLFDGIPNGDMLDGTQVQLKSVALQKYVSAADGGGGNVTIDRDVASSWETFKMLSTSYDSPAMNETFYIERNNTKIHIKLLNGNYVQATVNNQLDVNHQGDPGWDDNEATFEMTVVANYLHGDFQLANGFGHKKAQEVLTNHRNNFITAEDFAFLSRHGINTVRIPVGWWIAKDPEPPAPFIGGSLAALDRAFSWAKTHDLKCIIDLHAAPGSQNGMEHSASRDGSVDWPTPDYISQTLDVIDFLSARYANHPALLGIELLNEPSAAAVPLDVLVSYYTRGYHIVRNYSSTVYVIVCQRIGNADPMELYQANIGVSNIVVDLHYYNLFDPYFSNMDATENIQYIYDKRVPQLQALNSANGPLVYVGEWVNEWNVTNASQSQYQMFGMAQLDAFDDASFGWSYWTLKNDRMHWDFEWNIKNHYLLFGSSSIKKPNSLLFLSLVCAVTLLNYLV from the exons ATGAGAAGTGATAGATGGAGGGGGGGAAGCGAGGAAACCACGAAAGGAAGCTCCTTTGACAGCTTTTGGTTGGTAATGGCCCGTCAG GGGTCCAAGAAGTCTTCTTTAAGAGCTCTGTGGTCTCCAGTTGGGCCACGTCTTCTGATCACCACAATGGAGGTGATTCACTGTAGCGTGCTTGCATCTGGTTTCTTGATGGTCTTGCTTCTTCTGTTCCGATTGTCGCATTCATCAG TTGATGGTTTCTCGAAGGTGAGGGGTGTCAACTTGGGCGGGTGGCTGGTGGTGGAGGGATGGATCAAGCCTTCACTGTTTGATGGAATTCCCAACGGGGACATGCTT GATGGAACCCAAGTGCAACTGAAATCAGTGGCCCTGCAGAAGTACGTCAGTGCAGCCGACGGAGGAGGCGGAAATGTGACTATCGACAGAGACGTCGCATCATCATGGGAGACCTTCAAG ATGCTTTCCACCAGCTATG ATTCACCAGCCATGAATGAGACCTTTTACATCGAAAGAAATAATACAAAGATTCACATCAAGCTTTTAAATGGTAACTATGTACAG GCAACAGtgaataaccagctcgatgtgaATCATCAAGGTGATCCAGGATGGGATGATAATGAAGCAACATTTGAAATGACAGTTGTTGCCAACTACTTGCATGGAGATTTTCAGCTTGCTAATGGATTTGGACACAAAAAAGCTCAAGAGGTCCTGACG AACCACAGAAACAACTTCATTACTGCTGAAGATTTTGCTTTCCTATCTCGGCATGGTATCAATACTGTTAGAATTCCTGTTGGATGGTGGATTGCAAAAGATCCTGAGCCACCAGCTCCTTTCATTGGAGGATCCTTAGCAGCTCTGGACAGAGCATTTTCATGGGCAAA GACTCATGACCTGAAATGCATCATTGATCTTCATGCTGCACCTGGTTCTCAGAATGGGATGGAACATAGTGCCAGTCGAGATGGTTCGGTAGATTGGCCAACACCAGATTACATCTCACAAACACTGGATGTGATCGATTTCCTGTCAGCAAG GTATGCAAATCATCCTGCTCTGTTAGGGATTGAACTTTTAAATGAGCCTTCTGCAGCTGCAGTTCCACTTGAtgttttagtttcttattacacAAGAGGGTACCATATTGTTCGGAACTACTCTTCGACAGTTTATGTTATAGTCTGTCAAAGAATAGGAAATGCAGATCCGATGGAGCTTTATCAGGCAAATATTGGAGTGTCAAATATTGTCGTTGACTTGCACTATTATAATCTCTTTGATCCATATTTTAGCAACATGGACGCAACAGAGAATATTCAATACATATATGACAAGAGAGTGCCACAATTGCAGGCACTGAACAGTGCAAATGGACCTCTTGTCTACGTTG GTGAGTGGGTAAATGAATGGAATGTGACAAATGCCTCGCAGTCCCAATATCAGATGTTTGGTATGGCTCAATTAGATGCCTTTGATGATGCTTCTTTTGGTTGGTCTTACTGGACACTGAAGAATGACAGAATGCATTGGGATTTTGAGTGGAATATCAAAAACCATTATCTTCTTTTCG GAAGTTCATCAATCAAAAAGCCAAACAGTCTTCTGTTCCTTTCATTGGTATGTGCAGTAACGTTATTGAACTATCTCGTATAG
- the LOC103992230 gene encoding probable glucan 1,3-beta-glucosidase A isoform X1, which yields MRSDRWRGGSEETTKGSSFDSFWLVMARQGSKKSSLRALWSPVGPRLLITTMEVIHCSVLASGFLMVLLLLFRLSHSSVDGFSKVRGVNLGGWLVVEGWIKPSLFDGIPNGDMLDGTQVQLKSVALQKYVSAADGGGGNVTIDRDVASSWETFKLWRVSEVEFQFSCFGGQFLTSNNGGSSISATADSPAMNETFYIERNNTKIHIKLLNGNYVQATVNNQLDVNHQGDPGWDDNEATFEMTVVANYLHGDFQLANGFGHKKAQEVLTNHRNNFITAEDFAFLSRHGINTVRIPVGWWIAKDPEPPAPFIGGSLAALDRAFSWAKTHDLKCIIDLHAAPGSQNGMEHSASRDGSVDWPTPDYISQTLDVIDFLSARYANHPALLGIELLNEPSAAAVPLDVLVSYYTRGYHIVRNYSSTVYVIVCQRIGNADPMELYQANIGVSNIVVDLHYYNLFDPYFSNMDATENIQYIYDKRVPQLQALNSANGPLVYVGEWVNEWNVTNASQSQYQMFGMAQLDAFDDASFGWSYWTLKNDRMHWDFEWNIKNHYLLFGSSSIKKPNSLLFLSLVCAVTLLNYLV from the exons ATGAGAAGTGATAGATGGAGGGGGGGAAGCGAGGAAACCACGAAAGGAAGCTCCTTTGACAGCTTTTGGTTGGTAATGGCCCGTCAG GGGTCCAAGAAGTCTTCTTTAAGAGCTCTGTGGTCTCCAGTTGGGCCACGTCTTCTGATCACCACAATGGAGGTGATTCACTGTAGCGTGCTTGCATCTGGTTTCTTGATGGTCTTGCTTCTTCTGTTCCGATTGTCGCATTCATCAG TTGATGGTTTCTCGAAGGTGAGGGGTGTCAACTTGGGCGGGTGGCTGGTGGTGGAGGGATGGATCAAGCCTTCACTGTTTGATGGAATTCCCAACGGGGACATGCTT GATGGAACCCAAGTGCAACTGAAATCAGTGGCCCTGCAGAAGTACGTCAGTGCAGCCGACGGAGGAGGCGGAAATGTGACTATCGACAGAGACGTCGCATCATCATGGGAGACCTTCAAG CTATGGCGAGTATCTGAAGTAGAATTTCAATTTAGTTGCTTTGGAGGTCAATTTTTAACATCAAATAATGGAGGAAGTTCAATTTCCGCAACAGCAGATTCACCAGCCATGAATGAGACCTTTTACATCGAAAGAAATAATACAAAGATTCACATCAAGCTTTTAAATGGTAACTATGTACAG GCAACAGtgaataaccagctcgatgtgaATCATCAAGGTGATCCAGGATGGGATGATAATGAAGCAACATTTGAAATGACAGTTGTTGCCAACTACTTGCATGGAGATTTTCAGCTTGCTAATGGATTTGGACACAAAAAAGCTCAAGAGGTCCTGACG AACCACAGAAACAACTTCATTACTGCTGAAGATTTTGCTTTCCTATCTCGGCATGGTATCAATACTGTTAGAATTCCTGTTGGATGGTGGATTGCAAAAGATCCTGAGCCACCAGCTCCTTTCATTGGAGGATCCTTAGCAGCTCTGGACAGAGCATTTTCATGGGCAAA GACTCATGACCTGAAATGCATCATTGATCTTCATGCTGCACCTGGTTCTCAGAATGGGATGGAACATAGTGCCAGTCGAGATGGTTCGGTAGATTGGCCAACACCAGATTACATCTCACAAACACTGGATGTGATCGATTTCCTGTCAGCAAG GTATGCAAATCATCCTGCTCTGTTAGGGATTGAACTTTTAAATGAGCCTTCTGCAGCTGCAGTTCCACTTGAtgttttagtttcttattacacAAGAGGGTACCATATTGTTCGGAACTACTCTTCGACAGTTTATGTTATAGTCTGTCAAAGAATAGGAAATGCAGATCCGATGGAGCTTTATCAGGCAAATATTGGAGTGTCAAATATTGTCGTTGACTTGCACTATTATAATCTCTTTGATCCATATTTTAGCAACATGGACGCAACAGAGAATATTCAATACATATATGACAAGAGAGTGCCACAATTGCAGGCACTGAACAGTGCAAATGGACCTCTTGTCTACGTTG GTGAGTGGGTAAATGAATGGAATGTGACAAATGCCTCGCAGTCCCAATATCAGATGTTTGGTATGGCTCAATTAGATGCCTTTGATGATGCTTCTTTTGGTTGGTCTTACTGGACACTGAAGAATGACAGAATGCATTGGGATTTTGAGTGGAATATCAAAAACCATTATCTTCTTTTCG GAAGTTCATCAATCAAAAAGCCAAACAGTCTTCTGTTCCTTTCATTGGTATGTGCAGTAACGTTATTGAACTATCTCGTATAG